The Pseudalkalibacillus hwajinpoensis DNA window GCCTGTCGCTCTGATCGAACCTTTCTTGCGAAAATCATTAAAGAAGTGATTAATGCAGGGGCTTCCGTTATTAACATTCCGGATACTGTGGGGTATAGAAGTCCACAAGAATATGGGGAATTGTTTACTTATTTAAAACAAAACGTTCCAAATATTGATGGTATTGATCTTTCTGCCCACTGTCATAACGATCTAGGGATGGCAGTCGCGAATTCTTTGGCAGCCATCGAATGCGGGGCAACGCAAATCGAAGGAACGATCAATGGTATTGGTGAAAGGGCTGGAAATGCTGCGATAGAAGAAGTGGCTGTTGCGCTTCGAATCAGAAATGACTTTTACCAGGCAGAGACTGGATTAAAGCTTGATGAAATTAAGCGAACTAGCAATCTAGTGAGTAAGCTTACAGGAATGGCTGTTCCAGGAAATAAAGCGGTTGTTGGGGCAAATGCTTTTGCTCATGAGTCAGGGATTCACCAGGATGGCGTGTTAAAAGAAAAAACAACCTATGAAATTATCAGTCCACAGCTGATTGGTGTTCAATCCAATAGTCTTGTACTCGGTAAACACTCTGGAAGACATGCTTTCAGGGATAAAGTGAAAGAGCTTGGTTTCGAACTTGATGAGGCTAAAATAAACGAAGCATTTGCTGATTTTAAAGACCTTGCTGATAAGAAGAAACAAGTAACTGAAGATGATTTGTTTGTCCTACTAACGGATATTCAGACGGATGAATTTGTTGATAAATATGAAATTCATAGCATTCAGGTTCAGTATGGTACATCGAATATCCCGACGGCAACGATTGAAATTGAAAAGCCGGACGGAACGATGATCCAGCAGGCTGGTACCGGATCAGGTAGTGTAGAAGCAATCTATAATACGCTTGAGCAATTAATTACAGGCTCACTACAACTTCAAGATTATAGAATTAACTCTGTCGGTGGAGGAAGAGATGCCCTTGCCGAAGTTCATGTTCGCGTAACCTATAACGGTGTAGAGTCCAATGGACGTGGTACAGCTCAGGATGTTCTTGAAGCGTCAGCTATAGCCTACTTGAACGCAGTTAATCGTATTCTTGCTCGTGAAAGCTATCAGGTGAAAAAACAAGCGAACGTCTAACAGGGAGGTTAGAAGGATGAAGAGAAAAGTTGCGGTATTACCCGGTGATGGAATTGGCAAAGAAGTAATGGAGGGAACGATGAAGGTTCTCAATGCCGTGGCAGATCGATTTGGCCATACGTTTGAATTTCATAAAGCGAGGATCGGAGGGGCAGCTATTGATGAAGATGGCCAGCCTCTACCAGATGAAACGCTTCGCATCTGTAAAGAAAGCGATGCTGTTCTTTTAGGTGCTGTAGGTGGTCCTCAGTGGGAAAACCTTCCCGGTCATCTTCGTCCTGAACGAGGTCTTCTTGGTATTCGAAAGGAGCTTGGCTTATTTGCGAACCTTCGTCCTGTTACTGCCTTTGATAGTTTATTAGACGCCTCTCCGCTTAAAGCGGATCGAATCAAAGGTGTTGATATGTTGATCGTAAGAGAGCTAACAGGAGGATTATACTTCGGTACCCCGAGTGAACGCCGAAAAGATGGTAACGAAGTTGTTGATACGCTTCATTATACAAGATCTGAAATTGAGCGCATTGTCGATCAGGGCTTTGAAGCAGCAAAGAAAAGACGTCAGAAGCTAACAAGTGTCGACAAAGCTAATGTTCTTGAATCCAGTCGAATGTGGCGTGAGATTGTGGAAGAAAAATCCAAGGCGTATCCTGAGGTAGAAGTGGAGCATATGCTTGTTGATGCTGCAGCAATGAAACTGGTTCAGCATCCAGCATACTTTGATGTGATTGTAACGGAAAATCTTTTTGGAGATATTCTTAGTGACGAAGCTTCTATGATTACAGGCTCACTTGGAATGCTGCCTTCTGCTAGCTTACGTAGTGATGGATATGGGATGTATGAGCCAGTTCATGGATCAGCGCCTGACATCGCAGGAAAGAATCTTGCCAACCCGCTTGCCATGATTTTATCGGGAGCGATGATGCTAAAGTACTCTTTCCAAATGTATGAAGAAGCGGATGCTATTGAGAAAGCCGTGAAGGAAGTACTTGATGCCGGTTATTTCACAAGTGACATTGCTGGCAGAGGAGCAAACGCGCTAAGTACAGATAGAATGGTCAAACAAGTAATTTTTCAACTAGAAGAAGATAATGCGACTGCAGGAATTATGGAGGCATATGCCTAACAAGATGACAAAAGGGTAGAGGAGGATGGGTGTGGAGCCGAAAACAATTATCGAAAAGATCTGGGATAAGCACGTTGTGCATAGAGAAGAAGGTAGTCCAGACCTTCTATATATTGACTTGCATTTAGTCCATGAAGTTACTTCTCCGCAGGCTTTTGAAGGTCTGCGGATGAATAACCGACGAGTGAGAAGACCCGATTTAACATTCGCAACGATGGACCATAACGTTCCAACAATTGCCCGTCATATTATTAATGACCCGGTATCGAAGGTGCAAATGGAAAAGCTTGAAGAAAATTGTAACGAATTTGGAGTTGAAATTGCCGATATTAACCATCCTGATCAGGGAATTGTCCACGTTATTGGACCTGAGCTTGGCTTAACCCAGCCAGGTAAAACCATCGTTTGTGGTGATAGCCATACGTCCACACACGGTGCCTTCGGTGCCCTTGCTTTTGGGATCGGAACGAGTGAAGTCGAGCATGTCCTATCAACACAAACACTCTGGCAATCCAGGCCCAAAACCATTGAATTACGAGTGAAAGGAAGATTGGGAGCTGGTGTAACCGCCAAAGACTTGATTCTTGCTGTGATCGCGAAGTTTGGCGTGAATGCAGGAACAGGGGCGGTGCTTGAATATACGGGCGAAGCGATTCGAAACATGACGATGGAAGAACGAATGACGGTTTGCAATATGTCCATTGAAGCAGGAGCTAAAGCGGGATTAATTAGTCCGGATGAAACAACGTTTAACTATTTAAAGGGAAAACGTCATGTGCCATCTGGAGAAGCATTTGATGAAGCTGTTTCAGAATGGAAAAAGCTCGCAACGGATCCGGATGCAAAATACGATGAAGTTCTGGAAATTTTTGCAGATGAAATTGAGCCTCAGGTCACATGGGGAACAAATCCTTCGATGGGATCTTCTGTTTATGCAAGAGTTCCATTTCCAGAAGACTATAAGGACCCAGGTGATCAAAAAGCCATTAAGCAGGCTTTAGCTTATATGGACCTTAAGCCTGGTACCCCGATACAAAATATTGATATTCAATATGTCTTTATCGGTTCATGTACTAATTCTCGTCTAAGTGATTTAAGAGCTGCTGCTGAAATTGTACGAGGCCGTAAAGTGCACCATAGCGTGACAGCCCTTGTTGTACCTGGATCAAAATCCGTTAAAGATGCTGCCGAAGCAGAAGGTCTGGATGATGTCTTTAAAGAAGCAGGCTTTGAATGGCGTGAAGCCGGTTGTAGCATGTGCCTGGCTATGAATGATGATATCGTTCCACCTGGTGAACGCTGTGCCTCAACATCCAATCGGAACTTTGAAGGTCGTCAGGGAAATGGCGCTAGAACGCATCTAGTTAGTCCAGCTATGGCTGCAGCGGCTGCAATCGAAGGTAGATTTACAGATGCTAGAAAAGTAAAACCTCTTGTCGTTTGAAAGGAGTGAGGAGTCCTGGAACCAATTAATGAATATACAGGTGTGGTTTACCCTCTTGAGAAGGTAAATGTAGATACAGATCAGATTATTCCAAAGCAATTCTTGAAGCGGATCGAACGTCAGGGATTCGGTCAGTTTCTTTTCTACAACTGGCGATTCGATGACGATGGCAATCCCCGCTCAGACTTCAATTTAAATGAAGACCAGTATAGGGATGCTACGATTCTAGTAGCCGGTAAAAATTTCGGCTGCGGCTCCTCACGAGAGCATGCGCCATGGGCTCTGCTTGATTATGGATTCAGAGTTGTTATCGCCCCAAGCTTTGCTGATATTTTCTATAATAACTGTGTGAAAAACGGAATCCTTCCGATTGCGCTTCCTCAGGAAACGATCACAGAACTTTTTTCGAAGTCGAAAAATGGGTACCAGCTCAGTGTTCAGCTAGAGCAACAGCAAGTCAGTGATGGAAATGGACTTTCGGCTTCATTTGAAATCGATCCTTACTGGAAAGAAATGCTCTTAAACGGTTGGGATGAAGTATCTCGTACACTGTCACTTGAAGAGAAAATCAGTCAATATGAAGAAAAACAATATGTGGGAGAGTGAATGATCTTGGGAATTATCAGGAGAAATATGGCGTTGACGTTGTAAGTGCAATGGAGAATCTGCTCCAGGCGGTCCATCGAACACCGCTTCAGCAGTCTAAAACATTAAATGATCGAACAAATAAAGATGTGTTCTTGAAAATGGAGAACCTGCAGCGCACGGGATCCTTTAAGCTCCGAGGTGCTTACAACAAAGTATCAAGACTCACGGACCTTGAAGCTGCTCGTGGCATTGTTGCAGCTTCTGCTGGAAATCATGCACAGGGAGTAGCCCTCGCTGCAAATGAACGAGGGATCAAATCTAAAATATTTATGCCTGCACAAACACCTATCAGTAAAATCGAGGCTACCCGCTCTTATGGTGCAGAAATTGTTCTCGAAGGGGATTCTTACAACGAAGCCTTTGCAGGGGCACAGTGCGAGCAGAAAGAGCGTGGAGCCACCTTCGTCCATGCGTTTGACGATCCTGACGTTATGGCAGGTCAGGGAACAGTAGCGCTTGAAATGATGCAGCAATGCCCCGATCTGGACGTGATTCTTGTCCCGGTAGGAGGCGGTGGCCTACTAGCTGGTATGGCACTCGCAATGAAATCATATTTCCCCCACGTTAAGATCATCGGAGTTCAGGCAGCTGAAGCATCTGCTACATGGAATCGTTATAAAGGTGCCGGGCCGAAAGTGCTACAATCGGTAAAGTCGATTGCAGACGGCATTTCTGTTAAAGAACCCGGGAAACTAACGTATCCGATTATTGATCATCTCGTTGATGATATGTTAACTGTGTCAGAAGAGGAAATTGCAACCGCCATTCTATTTATGCTCGAGAGACATAAAACCCTTGTAGAAGGTGCTGGTGCTGCTTCACTTGCTGCTGTTCTTTTCAAATCAGGAAGAATTAATGGCGAGAAGATTGGATCAGTTATTAGTGGCGGTAACGCAGATATTGATAAGCTTCCCTCATATAAACTCCTTGCACAGCGTGCAAAAACCATCAGAAAAATTAGCTGATGGTTTTCATTTTGGAACATTTTTTGATTATTGTGACTTTTTGCTCAGTAATTGACACTCATAAAGTACCATGCTAGAATTCAATTTAGCACTTAACCAGAGTAAAGTAATTTCAATTTTATATCTCTTATTCAGAGAGGTGGAGGGACTGGCCCTATGAAGCCCGGCAACCGTCGAACAACTTGTTTGAAAAGGTGCCAATTCCTGCAAAGCATATGCTTTGAGAAATGAGAGGAAGACATCGTTTATGACATGCCTTTCTGCTCACTGCAGGAAGGCATTTTTTATAGAAACATATTTGTTAAGTCGTACCCGGGGTATGATAGGCAATAGGAATCAATCTAGCCTGGTTACTACCTGTAAATGTATAAAGGATGTGAGACATGTGATTGAGCTAAAAAGTATCAAGAAAACGTTCTTCGCTAAATCAGGAAAGGTTGAGGCAGTTAAGGACGTGAATCTTTCAATAAAAAAAGGCGAAATATTCGGTGTGATTGGATACAGTGGTGCAGGTAAGAGCACACTTATACGAATGCTTAATCTTCTTGAGAGACCAACTGAAGGTACTGTTACAGTAGCTGGAAATAACTTGTCATCTTTAAAAGAAAAAGAGCTTCGATCAGCTAGACAAGATATAGGGATGATCTTTCAGCATTTTAACATTCTCTGGTCACGCACGGTGCGCGAAAACATTGCTTTCCCGCTTGAAATCTCAGGGGTTGGAAAGGAAAAGCGCAGTAAGCGAGTAGAAGAACTAATTAAACTTGTAGGGTTAGAAGGAAGAGAGAATGCTTACCCATCTCAATTGAGTGGGGGACAAAAGCAGCGTGTAGGGATTGCGAGGGCGCTTGCGAATAATCCAAAAGTTCTCCTTTGTGACGAGGCAACCTCAGCACTTGATCCTAAGACAACCGACAGTATTCTAGAGTTGTTAACTGAGATCAATCAAAAACTGGGATTAACTATCGTTTTGATTACACATGAAATGCACGTCATTCGGAAGATCTGCCATCGAGTTGCAGTCATGGAGAGTGGGCGTGTAGTGGAAGAAGGATCAGTACTAGAAGTGTTTCATCATCCACAGGAACCCATTACGAAAGACTTCGTAAATCAACTAAGTGAACCAGAGGAAATGAAGGAATCGATTGCACATCTGGCGGAGGATGCCGCTGGAGAACTTGTTCAGTTTACGTTCCTGAAAGGAAAGACAGGCTCACCGCTCGTGACTGAATTGGTTCGGAGGTATGAGATCGAAGTGAATATTATTCAAGGGAAAATTTCTCATACTCAGGATGGTCCTTACGGAAAGCTTTCTGTCTTCCTGAAGGGTGAGCAGGCTGTCATAGATGAAGCTCTTCGATATGTACGCAGCCAGGGAGTCGAAGCGGAGGTGATTACGAATGGCTGAATCTTTATTTCCGAACGTTTATTGGGAGAATATGTGGGAGGCAACCCTTCAAACAGTCTACATGACGGCAATCTCTGTAATTGCTACATTTATTCTGGGTATTTTACTCGGTCTACTATTATTTTTAACGGCACGAGGTAACATCTGGGAAAATAAGTACATCAATAGCGTAATAGCTGGAATTGTTAACCTGTTTCGATCGATTCCCTTTATTATTCTAATCATCTTGCTCATTCCTCTATCGGTATATATTATTGGTACGATGCTTGGTGCAAATGCTGCTTTACCAGCCCTGATTGCTGGTGCGGCTCCGTTCTACGCAAGAATGGTTGAAATTGCGTTAAGAGAGGTAGACAAAGGTGTTATTGAAGCCTCTCAATCCATGGGGGCCTCAAATGGGGAGATTGTTTTTAAGGTGCTCCTTCCAGAAGCCATGCCAGCCCTCATTTCAGGTATAACGGTTACGGCAATTGCACTTGTAAGCTACACAGCAATGGCTGGTGTCGTTGGAGCAGGTGGTCTTGGTAATCTTGCTTACCTTGACGGGTTTCAGCGGAACAATCCAGATGTGACGTTAGTTGCTACTGTCCTCATATTAGTTATTGTTGCAATTCTCCAGATAGGTGGAGATCTTACAACACGAGCAATAGATAAAAGGTAATTAGAAGAAAAGGAGAGATTGATGATGAAAAAAATATTAACGATTTTGTCTGTTCTTGCACTAGCTGTTCTTGCAGCATGTGGTTCGAACAATGGTGGAAACAGTGAAGGTGGTTCAGGTGAAGAAGGCGATTCTAAGAAAATTGTTGTAGGTGCATCTAATGTTCCTCACGCAGAAATTCTTGAAGAAGCGAAGCCTATGCTTGAAGAAAAAGGTGTGGAGCTTGAAATCAAAACATTCCAAGATTATATTCTCCCTAATAAGACGCTTGCGAATGGTGAATTAGATGCAAACTATTTCCAAACAATTCCTTATATGGAATTACAGATGGAAGAAAACGAAAATTATGACTTCGTAAATGCTGGTGGAATTCACATCGAACCAATTGGCGTTTATTCTCAAGACTACAGTAGCCTAGAAGATCTTCCAGATGGCGCCCAAATCATTATGAGTAACTCTGTTTCTGACCACGGTCGTATGCTTTCGTTATTAGAAGCACAGGGATTAATCAAATTAAAAGAGGGTGTAAAACCATCTGATGCTACAGTTGAAGATATTGCAGAAAACCCTAAAAATATCGAATTTAAAACTGATGTAGAAGCTTCCCTGCTTCCACAGATTTATCAACAGGGTGAAGGTGATGCAGTTATGATTAATACAAACTATGCGATTGATGCAGGACTAAATCCTCAAGAAGATGCAATTGCTCTTGAAGATGCAGATTCACCATATGTGAACGTGATAACGGTAAATAAAGGTGATGAAGACAACGAAGCGATTCAAGCGCTAGTTGAAGTTCTACATTCTGAAGAAATTCAAACGTTTATTGAAGAAGAATATGATGGTGCGGTTGTGCCAGTAGACGAGTAAAATCAAAAGGTTCTCCAATTTGGAGAACCTTTTTTGTATGCTTATTCGTGTTGAAAGACAGGCTCCAGAGCGTGCTTCAATGTTTCGGCTGAATGATGAAGCTTTTCCATTTCATTTTTATCCAGATCAAGTTCAATAATATCTCGAATACCATTGTTATTCACGATGGCAGGGACTCCGATATAAAGATTCTTCAGTCCATATTCGCCGTCTAACAGGGTAGAGACTGTAAGGATGGAGTTCTCATTACGAATAATTGCTCTTGTTAATCGGACAAGCCCCATCGCAATCCCGTAATAAGTGGCCCCTTTGCGATTAATAATATGATAGGCCGCATCGCGTACCTTGATGAATAATTCATCAAGGTCTTCCATCGCATTCGGATTATCTTTAATAAGAGACATGATTGGCCTGCTTCCAATCGTCGCATGACTCCACACAGGAAGCTCTGTATCTCCATGCTCCCCAAGGATATAGGCATGGACGTTTCTAGAATCAACATTAAAGTAATCACTTAGTAAGTAACGGAACCTTGCGGTGTCGAGTATCGTGCCGGATCCGATTCTGCTCTTTCTTTATTCACATCAATTAAGACAAGTTCATTGACTAGTTCCTGGTTTAATAAAGAGAAAGCATAGCTTGTTCCAACAAAACCGGTTCCGATGAGCGCTACGCGTGTTGTTTTACCTTGAAACATTGAGATCCACCCCTGCTTATTTAGATTTTGTTTTCCATATGATCTTATCGTATTGCTGTCCCCTACAGTGTGACATTTATCACGAGTAAGCGCCATCATCTTAATTTCTTTCATGGCAATTTAATGGATAGCAAATGGAACGTTTTCTCATACTAACGATGAATAACTAGAAGGAGGAATGCGCCTTGAATCAGGAACAGGAATTTAATAATTTCTCAGAAGCGGCGTTGCATGACTACAAAGAAGGTCTAGGTGTCTTTACTGAGAAAATGCCTCAAATCGCAAAGAAGTATAAGGAGTTTACAGAGGCCTGTTTTAAAGAAGGGGAATTGAGTCAGAAAGAGAAACAGATGATTGCTCTTGGGATTTCAATTTATTCTCAGGACGAATACTGCATTATTTATCATACAAAAGGGTGTTTGGATCAGGGATGTTCAGAAAAAGAAATCTTGGAGACAGTTGGCGTTACAGCAGCGTTCGGCGGTGGGGCTGCAATGAGTCAAGCAGTAACGCTTGTACAGGAGTGTATTCACGATCTCAGTCAATTGAAACAGTAATGTACCCAGGTTTCTTCTATTATAATGGCGTCCTTTGTAAATAAGATTGGAATAAGGTGAATATGGGAGTAATACTAAGAATAGCAGTTTTTTATATATTCAGAACTAACAGAATCCATTAATACCCTTTCACAGCAACCTAAATGGTATTTGTAGTTAATGATTCAACGTGTTAAAGTATCTCTTGTAAGTAAAAAGATACTGAAAGGATTGATTCATTATTAGTTCGATGCGGTTAAACCACACACCTGAAATGGAAAAGGCGATGTACCAGTCTCACGGAGTAGGCTATGCGGAGTATAGTCAGAATTTCAATAAGCGAATGGAAATTGAACGAGAGCGTGAAGCGGATCATCGTCGGAGTCTCAAAATGGTAAGTGAATTCGACCGCCAATTATCTAAGTGAATCAGCATCAAGGATAAAGTGAAACTTCCATTAGAGGCTTTCCCCCTCTAATGGTTAGTTGAACCAATCGGACCTTAAGGGGCAGTTCCCCCCCCACCCCAACGTCAAGAAAGACCAACGTTGCAGAGGAGGGTTGCTACTGCCCCTTAAGGGTGGTGGGGGTAACCAAACAAAAAAACCAGTCATTGACTGGTTTTTTTGCTTTGATTGGTCTTTCTCTATCGTTGATATAGTGATAGTCTTAATAATGGACGAATCGAAAAAAAACAGCTTTCATTCTCATTATGAATAGCGGGTCAAACTATAGCGAACGCTAGAAAGTATGGTCCCTTCGTTCCTTGATATTTATTTGTATTTGTTATAAAATTAGAATGAAAATAGATTGAGAATGACTTAGCACACATTCCTTGACATACACCTTATAGCTACTACAATAAGGAAGGAATAGTATAAACGTTATTGGAGGTATTCACAAATGGCAGCATCAACTCTAAAGATTGAAAATCTTCATGTTTCCATTGAGGGAAAAGAGATTATCAAAGGATTAAACCTTGAAATAAATGGTGGCGAAATCCACGCAGTAATGGGACCGAATGGTACGGGGAAATCTACCCTTGCATCAGCTATTATGGGTCATCCGAAATACGAAATCACAGAAGGCAGTGTCTTCCTTGATAATGAAGATGTGCTCGAGATGGAAGTTGATGAGCGTGCGAAAGCTGGACTCTTCCTTGCGATGCAGTACCCAAGTGAAGTAAGTGGCGTAACAAACGCTGATTTCCTTCGTTCTGCAATCAATGCTCGTCGTGAAGAAGGCGATGAAATTTCTTTAATGAAATTCATCAAAAAGCTTGACGGGAAAATGGCGGAACTTGATATGGGTGAAGAATTTGCTCAGCGTTACCTGAACGAAGGTTTCTCTGGTGGTGAGAAGAAACGTAATGAAATTCTTCAGCTTATGATGCTTGAACCAAAAATCGCCGTTCTAGACGAAATTGACTCCGGTCTTGATATTGACGCACTTAAAGTTGTTTCTAAAGGAGTCAACGCAATGCGTAACGAAGACTTCGGCTGTTTGATTATTACTCACTATCAGCGTCTATTGAACTACATTACACCTGATAAAGTGCACGTAATGATGCAGGGACGTATTGTGAAATCTGGTGGAGCAGAACTGGCACAACGTCTTGAGTCAGAAGGTTATGAATGGATTAAGCAAGAACTTGGAATTAAAGACGAAACAGTTGGTCAAGAAGCGTAAGCAGTAAGGAGGATGACGATGTCAGTGGATACGAAGATTGCATTCGATCAAGAATACGTTAAATCTTTTTCAGAAAAACGACAGGAGCCGAAGTGGATGGCTGCCCTGCGTTTGAAGGCGTTAGAGAAGTCCGAACACCTTCCAATGCCTAAACCTGATAAAACCAAAATAGATAAGTGGAATTTCACTTCATTTAAGCATGATGTACCTGCGGAGGCTATTTCTTCATTGAATGATCTCCCTGAAGATCTCCGTGATCTTGTTGCAAAGGATCAGCAGTCAGGAAATCTTCTTGTACATCGCAATGCTACTCCAGTATTCAATCAGCTTACTGATGAGTTGAAAGGAAAAGGAGTTATTTTTACAGATATTCAAACTGCACTTCAAGAGCACGGCGATCTTGTTGAGAAATATTTCATGAAAGATGTTATGAAAGTAGATGAGAATCGTCTAACAGCACTTCATGCTGCGCTCCTTAACGGTGGTACGTTCTTGTATGTTCCGCGTAATGTGGACATTGATGTGCCAATGCAGGCGCTATATTGGCAAGAAGATCCTGAAGCAGGCATATTCAATCATGTCATCATCGTTGCAGAAGACAATAGCTCTGTAACATATGTTGAAAACTACCTTTCATATGGACACGATGTTGAGTCCGTTGCGAATATCATCGCTGAGGTGCACGTAGGTCAGAATGCTCGTGTCACATTCGGTTCTGTTGATAATTTTGCTACTGGAGTAACGACTTACGTGAACCGCCGAGCAAACGTAGCTCGTGATGGTAAAGTTGATTGGGCGCTTGCTCAGATGAATGATGGCAATACAGTTTCTACAAATACAACACACCTCATTGGTAATGGTTCGAATGCTGACTCAAAAACGGTAACAATCGGGCGTGGAGCTCAGAACCAGAACTTTACTAATGAAATTTTCCATCATGGTCAAAATTCTGAAGGCGTGCTTCTAGTTCACGGTGTTCAAAAAGATAGTGCAAGTGCTATTTTTAACGGTGTTACAAAAATTGAGCACGGTGCTAAGAAGTCTAATGGTGAACAAACGCAGCGCGTTCTTATGATGAATGAAAAAGCACGTGGAGACGCTAACCCTATTCTTCTTATTGACGAAGACGATGTTATGGCAGGTCACGCAGCATCTGTT harbors:
- a CDS encoding 2-isopropylmalate synthase, which produces MRKINVFDTTLRDGEQSAGVNLNALEKLEIAKQLERLGVDIMEAGFPAASKGDFQGVKNIADTVRNVSVTGLARANVKDIDAAWDALKGGADPRLHVFLATSPIHMTHKLKKTPDEVVETAVEAVKYAKKFFPKVQWSAEDACRSDRTFLAKIIKEVINAGASVINIPDTVGYRSPQEYGELFTYLKQNVPNIDGIDLSAHCHNDLGMAVANSLAAIECGATQIEGTINGIGERAGNAAIEEVAVALRIRNDFYQAETGLKLDEIKRTSNLVSKLTGMAVPGNKAVVGANAFAHESGIHQDGVLKEKTTYEIISPQLIGVQSNSLVLGKHSGRHAFRDKVKELGFELDEAKINEAFADFKDLADKKKQVTEDDLFVLLTDIQTDEFVDKYEIHSIQVQYGTSNIPTATIEIEKPDGTMIQQAGTGSGSVEAIYNTLEQLITGSLQLQDYRINSVGGGRDALAEVHVRVTYNGVESNGRGTAQDVLEASAIAYLNAVNRILARESYQVKKQANV
- the leuB gene encoding 3-isopropylmalate dehydrogenase encodes the protein MKRKVAVLPGDGIGKEVMEGTMKVLNAVADRFGHTFEFHKARIGGAAIDEDGQPLPDETLRICKESDAVLLGAVGGPQWENLPGHLRPERGLLGIRKELGLFANLRPVTAFDSLLDASPLKADRIKGVDMLIVRELTGGLYFGTPSERRKDGNEVVDTLHYTRSEIERIVDQGFEAAKKRRQKLTSVDKANVLESSRMWREIVEEKSKAYPEVEVEHMLVDAAAMKLVQHPAYFDVIVTENLFGDILSDEASMITGSLGMLPSASLRSDGYGMYEPVHGSAPDIAGKNLANPLAMILSGAMMLKYSFQMYEEADAIEKAVKEVLDAGYFTSDIAGRGANALSTDRMVKQVIFQLEEDNATAGIMEAYA
- the leuC gene encoding 3-isopropylmalate dehydratase large subunit translates to MEPKTIIEKIWDKHVVHREEGSPDLLYIDLHLVHEVTSPQAFEGLRMNNRRVRRPDLTFATMDHNVPTIARHIINDPVSKVQMEKLEENCNEFGVEIADINHPDQGIVHVIGPELGLTQPGKTIVCGDSHTSTHGAFGALAFGIGTSEVEHVLSTQTLWQSRPKTIELRVKGRLGAGVTAKDLILAVIAKFGVNAGTGAVLEYTGEAIRNMTMEERMTVCNMSIEAGAKAGLISPDETTFNYLKGKRHVPSGEAFDEAVSEWKKLATDPDAKYDEVLEIFADEIEPQVTWGTNPSMGSSVYARVPFPEDYKDPGDQKAIKQALAYMDLKPGTPIQNIDIQYVFIGSCTNSRLSDLRAAAEIVRGRKVHHSVTALVVPGSKSVKDAAEAEGLDDVFKEAGFEWREAGCSMCLAMNDDIVPPGERCASTSNRNFEGRQGNGARTHLVSPAMAAAAAIEGRFTDARKVKPLVV
- the leuD gene encoding 3-isopropylmalate dehydratase small subunit, which translates into the protein MEPINEYTGVVYPLEKVNVDTDQIIPKQFLKRIERQGFGQFLFYNWRFDDDGNPRSDFNLNEDQYRDATILVAGKNFGCGSSREHAPWALLDYGFRVVIAPSFADIFYNNCVKNGILPIALPQETITELFSKSKNGYQLSVQLEQQQVSDGNGLSASFEIDPYWKEMLLNGWDEVSRTLSLEEKISQYEEKQYVGE
- the ilvA gene encoding threonine ammonia-lyase — its product is MNDLGNYQEKYGVDVVSAMENLLQAVHRTPLQQSKTLNDRTNKDVFLKMENLQRTGSFKLRGAYNKVSRLTDLEAARGIVAASAGNHAQGVALAANERGIKSKIFMPAQTPISKIEATRSYGAEIVLEGDSYNEAFAGAQCEQKERGATFVHAFDDPDVMAGQGTVALEMMQQCPDLDVILVPVGGGGLLAGMALAMKSYFPHVKIIGVQAAEASATWNRYKGAGPKVLQSVKSIADGISVKEPGKLTYPIIDHLVDDMLTVSEEEIATAILFMLERHKTLVEGAGAASLAAVLFKSGRINGEKIGSVISGGNADIDKLPSYKLLAQRAKTIRKIS
- a CDS encoding methionine ABC transporter ATP-binding protein; this translates as MIELKSIKKTFFAKSGKVEAVKDVNLSIKKGEIFGVIGYSGAGKSTLIRMLNLLERPTEGTVTVAGNNLSSLKEKELRSARQDIGMIFQHFNILWSRTVRENIAFPLEISGVGKEKRSKRVEELIKLVGLEGRENAYPSQLSGGQKQRVGIARALANNPKVLLCDEATSALDPKTTDSILELLTEINQKLGLTIVLITHEMHVIRKICHRVAVMESGRVVEEGSVLEVFHHPQEPITKDFVNQLSEPEEMKESIAHLAEDAAGELVQFTFLKGKTGSPLVTELVRRYEIEVNIIQGKISHTQDGPYGKLSVFLKGEQAVIDEALRYVRSQGVEAEVITNG
- a CDS encoding methionine ABC transporter permease, producing MAESLFPNVYWENMWEATLQTVYMTAISVIATFILGILLGLLLFLTARGNIWENKYINSVIAGIVNLFRSIPFIILIILLIPLSVYIIGTMLGANAALPALIAGAAPFYARMVEIALREVDKGVIEASQSMGASNGEIVFKVLLPEAMPALISGITVTAIALVSYTAMAGVVGAGGLGNLAYLDGFQRNNPDVTLVATVLILVIVAILQIGGDLTTRAIDKR
- a CDS encoding MetQ/NlpA family ABC transporter substrate-binding protein; its protein translation is MKKILTILSVLALAVLAACGSNNGGNSEGGSGEEGDSKKIVVGASNVPHAEILEEAKPMLEEKGVELEIKTFQDYILPNKTLANGELDANYFQTIPYMELQMEENENYDFVNAGGIHIEPIGVYSQDYSSLEDLPDGAQIIMSNSVSDHGRMLSLLEAQGLIKLKEGVKPSDATVEDIAENPKNIEFKTDVEASLLPQIYQQGEGDAVMINTNYAIDAGLNPQEDAIALEDADSPYVNVITVNKGDEDNEAIQALVEVLHSEEIQTFIEEEYDGAVVPVDE
- a CDS encoding carboxymuconolactone decarboxylase family protein, coding for MNQEQEFNNFSEAALHDYKEGLGVFTEKMPQIAKKYKEFTEACFKEGELSQKEKQMIALGISIYSQDEYCIIYHTKGCLDQGCSEKEILETVGVTAAFGGGAAMSQAVTLVQECIHDLSQLKQ